From Chryseobacterium sp. H1D6B, a single genomic window includes:
- the dapF gene encoding diaminopimelate epimerase yields the protein MEFYKYQGTGNDFVMIDNRDLQFTKNKEVIEKLCDRRFGIGADGLILLENEDGYDFKMVYYNSDGNESTMCGNGGRCLVAFAFFLDIFEDKCTFIAIDGDHEAEIHNGIIKLKMINVDRISNDGEDSVLDTGSPHYVKYVADLVNHNVFADGNSIRNSENYKEKGINVNFVEKISDNEIFVRTYERGVEDETFSCGTGVTASALTFLQKNNLISVKVKTLGGNLKVYAEKEGNSFQNIWLEGPAKQVFRGKVDLI from the coding sequence ATGGAATTTTATAAATATCAAGGGACAGGAAACGATTTTGTAATGATCGACAACCGTGATTTACAGTTTACTAAAAATAAAGAGGTTATTGAAAAGCTTTGTGACAGACGTTTCGGAATCGGTGCAGACGGGCTTATTTTATTAGAAAATGAAGACGGCTATGATTTCAAGATGGTGTACTATAATTCTGACGGTAATGAAAGCACTATGTGCGGCAATGGAGGAAGATGTTTAGTTGCTTTTGCTTTTTTCCTGGATATTTTTGAAGACAAATGTACCTTTATTGCCATTGACGGCGATCATGAAGCAGAAATTCATAACGGGATCATCAAATTAAAAATGATCAATGTAGACCGCATTTCTAATGACGGGGAAGATTCTGTATTGGATACGGGATCTCCTCATTATGTAAAATATGTAGCAGATCTAGTGAATCATAATGTTTTTGCTGATGGAAACAGCATCAGAAATTCAGAAAATTACAAGGAAAAAGGCATCAATGTGAATTTTGTTGAAAAAATTTCAGATAATGAGATTTTCGTAAGAACCTATGAACGAGGCGTTGAGGACGAAACTTTCAGCTGCGGAACAGGAGTTACAGCTTCTGCTTTAACTTTTCTTCAAAAGAACAATCTAATCTCTGTAAAAGTTAAAACTTTAGGAGGAAACCTTAAAGTATATGCTGAAAAAGAAGGAAATTCTTTCCAAAATATTTGGCTTGAAGGTCCTGCAAAGCAAGTTTTCAGAGGTAAGGTTGACCTAATTTAA
- the galE gene encoding UDP-glucose 4-epimerase GalE, which produces MAILVTGGLGYIGSHTVVELLNNNFEVVIVDDLSNSEKFILKNIEEIAGKKPVFYPFDLKRKELLTQVFDAHPIDGCINFAAYKAVGESQVKPVDYYENNLFSLINILQEFKRREISNFIFSSSCTVYGQADKMPIDENTPLKQPESVYGKTKQMGEEILKDYADAYKGKISLLRYFNPIGAHPSAKLGELPVGIPNNLVPYVMQTAAGIREKLSVWGDDYPTEDGTAVRDYIYVVDLAKAHVAALKRLLENKSADAVIDTYNLGTGRGSSVLEVVKAFETANNVKVPYQICDRREGDITVAYANADKAEKELGWKSETSLEESLRTVWEWQNYLSSRNS; this is translated from the coding sequence ATGGCAATACTCGTAACAGGAGGTTTAGGATATATTGGTTCACACACAGTTGTAGAACTTTTGAATAATAACTTTGAGGTGGTTATTGTAGATGATTTATCAAATTCGGAGAAATTTATTTTAAAAAATATAGAAGAAATTGCAGGAAAAAAGCCTGTTTTCTATCCTTTTGATTTAAAAAGAAAAGAACTTCTAACACAGGTATTTGATGCCCACCCAATAGACGGATGTATCAACTTTGCAGCGTACAAAGCAGTAGGAGAGAGCCAGGTGAAACCTGTAGATTATTATGAAAATAATTTATTTTCTCTGATCAATATTCTTCAGGAATTTAAAAGAAGAGAGATTTCTAACTTTATTTTCAGTTCATCATGTACTGTTTACGGGCAGGCAGATAAAATGCCGATCGATGAAAATACTCCGTTGAAACAGCCTGAAAGCGTTTATGGCAAGACCAAGCAGATGGGTGAGGAGATTCTTAAAGATTATGCTGATGCTTACAAAGGAAAAATATCTTTGTTGAGGTATTTTAATCCCATTGGAGCGCATCCTTCTGCGAAATTAGGAGAACTTCCGGTCGGGATTCCAAACAATTTAGTTCCTTACGTGATGCAGACTGCTGCGGGAATCCGTGAAAAACTGAGTGTCTGGGGGGATGATTATCCAACAGAAGACGGAACTGCAGTGAGAGATTATATCTATGTAGTAGATCTTGCAAAGGCTCATGTAGCTGCATTAAAAAGATTATTGGAAAACAAATCTGCAGATGCTGTAATTGATACTTATAATCTTGGAACAGGTAGAGGATCATCGGTTTTGGAAGTAGTAAAAGCTTTTGAAACAGCAAATAATGTAAAAGTACCCTATCAGATCTGTGACAGAAGGGAAGGTGACATCACGGTTGCTTATGCAAATGCTGATAAAGCTGAAAAAGAACTCGGCTGGAAGTCTGAGACTTCTTTAGAAGAATCATTAAGAACTGTTTGGGAGTGGCAGAATTATTTAAGTTCTAGAAACTCTTAA
- a CDS encoding DegT/DnrJ/EryC1/StrS family aminotransferase: protein MKKIQMVDLQSQYYKIKNDVDNAVLNVMDSAAFINGPEVKSFQNELESYLDVNHVIPCANGTDALQIALMALGLEEGDEVITADFTFAATVEVIHLLKLKSVLVDVDYDTFTISTEQIKKAITPKTKAIIPVHIFGQCANMEEILKIAEEHNLYVIEDNAQAIGAEFTFSDGMVKQAGTMSTVGTTSFFPSKNLGCYGDGGAIFTNNDDLAHRLRGIVNHGMYERYYHDEVGVNSRLDSIQAAVLRKKLPNLDGYNESRRRAADYYDEAFAGHPNILTPKRAEYSSHVFHQYTLRILNGKRNELQKYLTEQEIPAMIYYPVALRKQKAYFQESNDADFVNTDKLLDQVISLPMHTELDDEQLKFITDAVLEFMK from the coding sequence ATGAAAAAAATACAGATGGTTGACTTGCAAAGTCAGTATTACAAAATAAAAAATGATGTAGATAATGCAGTTTTAAATGTAATGGACTCAGCAGCTTTTATCAACGGACCTGAAGTAAAATCTTTCCAGAATGAATTGGAATCTTATTTAGACGTAAATCATGTCATTCCTTGTGCGAATGGAACAGATGCTTTACAGATTGCTTTAATGGCTTTAGGACTAGAAGAAGGAGATGAGGTGATCACTGCTGATTTTACTTTTGCGGCAACTGTAGAAGTTATTCATCTGCTTAAATTGAAATCTGTTTTGGTAGATGTAGATTATGATACATTTACGATCTCAACAGAACAGATCAAAAAAGCAATCACTCCAAAAACAAAAGCCATTATCCCTGTACATATATTTGGGCAGTGCGCTAATATGGAAGAAATTCTAAAAATTGCTGAAGAGCATAATTTATACGTTATTGAAGACAATGCACAGGCGATCGGTGCAGAATTTACATTTTCTGACGGAATGGTAAAGCAGGCAGGAACAATGTCTACTGTAGGAACCACTTCATTCTTTCCATCTAAAAACTTAGGATGCTATGGAGATGGAGGTGCTATTTTTACTAATAATGATGATTTAGCACACCGTTTAAGAGGAATTGTAAACCACGGAATGTATGAAAGATACTATCATGATGAAGTAGGAGTGAATTCTCGTTTAGACAGTATTCAGGCTGCGGTTTTAAGAAAAAAACTTCCTAATCTTGACGGTTATAATGAATCAAGAAGGAGAGCTGCAGATTATTATGATGAAGCATTTGCAGGCCATCCGAATATTTTAACGCCGAAAAGAGCAGAATATTCCAGCCATGTTTTCCACCAATATACTTTAAGAATTTTGAACGGAAAACGTAATGAGCTGCAAAAATACCTTACTGAACAGGAGATCCCGGCAATGATCTATTACCCTGTAGCATTGAGAAAACAAAAAGCCTATTTCCAGGAAAGCAATGATGCTGATTTTGTGAATACGGATAAATTGCTGGATCAGGTGATTTCTCTTCCTATGCACACAGAATTAGATGACGAACAGTTGAAGTTTATTACGGATGCTGTGCTGGAGTTTATGAAGTAG
- the mltG gene encoding endolytic transglycosylase MltG: MKKIILIIVLLIVVTAGFFGFKFYTKYYGNNVEKDGYVLIPHTAGFKQILDSIAPYLKNKEAFEAVAKDKGLDSHFKAGRYHIQSGTGNTSLVNMIKAGNQTENTFRIGDFGDVYQMVGKVSKKTELDSLKFVNDFNTIAAEKGYKNAEDLKKYFFIDSYNFFWTVTPKEFFNKFESQYNDFWSSERKTKEQQSGLSRDQIYALASIVYKESGGKKDEMRTIAGLYLNRYRKGMKLQSDPTVIYAINKHTNFKEQIKRVLYKHLTTPSPYNTYANAGIPPGPICIVDKNSVDAVLNAENNDFIFMCADPARFGYHKFTASAEEHAINAKAYQDWLNSKNIK; encoded by the coding sequence ATGAAAAAAATTATTCTCATTATAGTCCTGCTTATTGTTGTAACGGCCGGATTTTTTGGTTTTAAATTTTATACTAAATATTACGGAAATAACGTAGAAAAAGATGGTTATGTTTTAATTCCTCATACAGCGGGCTTTAAACAGATTCTAGATTCTATAGCTCCGTATCTAAAAAATAAGGAAGCTTTTGAAGCGGTAGCAAAAGATAAGGGCCTCGACTCTCATTTTAAAGCAGGCCGTTATCATATCCAAAGCGGAACAGGAAATACAAGTCTTGTCAATATGATCAAAGCAGGAAACCAGACTGAGAATACTTTTAGAATCGGTGATTTTGGAGATGTTTATCAAATGGTGGGGAAAGTGAGTAAAAAAACAGAACTAGATTCTTTAAAGTTTGTAAATGATTTCAACACTATTGCGGCTGAAAAAGGATACAAAAACGCTGAAGATCTAAAAAAATATTTCTTTATCGATTCTTACAATTTTTTCTGGACTGTAACTCCCAAAGAGTTTTTCAACAAATTTGAAAGCCAGTATAATGATTTCTGGAGCAGTGAAAGAAAGACCAAAGAACAGCAGTCGGGTTTAAGCAGAGATCAAATCTATGCTTTGGCTTCTATTGTTTATAAAGAATCAGGAGGCAAAAAAGACGAGATGAGAACTATTGCAGGATTATACCTGAACCGTTACAGAAAAGGAATGAAACTTCAATCTGATCCCACTGTAATCTACGCAATCAATAAACACACTAATTTTAAGGAGCAGATCAAAAGAGTTTTATACAAACATCTGACTACTCCGTCCCCTTATAATACATATGCGAATGCGGGAATTCCACCAGGGCCGATCTGTATCGTCGATAAAAACTCGGTAGATGCCGTTTTGAATGCAGAAAACAATGATTTCATCTTTATGTGTGCTGACCCTGCAAGATTCGGATACCACAAATTCACAGCAAGTGCTGAAGAGCATGCAATTAACGCCAAAGCGTATCAGGACTGGCTAAATTCAAAAAATATAAAATAA
- a CDS encoding S8/S53 family peptidase: protein MKKFLLLCLLTGYSAASAQTQLVFVYFKDKPNKASFYANPLSELSQKSLNRRTALGIPLNDQDAPIEQSYIQNIQNLGFTVTDYSKWLNGAAVNATQAQITTLQSQPYVQSVESFARNSSAVTKIKNENKWDNTNTANKNLTTFNYGSGSAQIDQINLRPLHLAGYTGTGVTIAVIDTGFPTVNTGSAFSRLWTNSHIKGGYDFVSKNTDIYNTALNNHGTVVLGAIGGYITNSFVGAAPDADFYLYRSENADIEIPEEELYWIEAAEEADRKGVDMITTSLGYSTFDDPRYDYTYSDLNGTTSFIARAAEIAVNKGIFVLAAAGNSGQQAWHYLLTPADNTKVFTIGSVDATGNSSGFSSYGPNSLGFIKPDGSTRGSATSTVNNNSVTTVTGTSIATPVAAGGVACLIQAFSTMNRDLMRTRLRQTASLFPGSTDQMGFGILNFGKVYDSVLNTSELVKKDKIAVFPNPVKNILNVASESDILTLEVYDNLGRLVRKSNNQKTIKVEDFAKGTYYLKIQAKDKTYYEKFLKE, encoded by the coding sequence ATGAAAAAATTTTTACTCCTTTGTCTGTTAACAGGTTACTCTGCAGCTTCTGCACAGACACAGCTCGTTTTTGTCTATTTTAAAGACAAACCGAATAAAGCCTCTTTTTATGCAAATCCCCTGTCGGAACTCTCTCAAAAGTCTCTTAACAGGCGTACAGCACTAGGAATTCCCCTCAACGACCAGGATGCTCCTATTGAGCAGTCTTATATCCAGAATATTCAAAATTTAGGATTTACCGTAACCGACTATTCCAAATGGCTGAACGGCGCTGCCGTCAATGCAACACAGGCTCAAATCACAACGCTGCAGTCTCAGCCCTATGTGCAGTCTGTAGAAAGTTTTGCCAGAAACTCATCTGCTGTAACAAAAATTAAAAATGAGAATAAGTGGGATAACACAAATACTGCCAATAAGAATTTAACAACTTTTAATTATGGTTCCGGTTCAGCTCAAATTGACCAGATCAATCTCAGACCGCTCCATCTTGCAGGATATACAGGAACTGGAGTTACGATTGCTGTCATTGATACTGGATTTCCAACCGTAAATACAGGATCCGCATTTTCAAGATTATGGACGAACAGCCATATCAAAGGCGGCTATGACTTTGTTTCAAAGAACACCGATATTTATAATACTGCATTGAACAACCACGGTACAGTAGTGCTGGGAGCAATCGGCGGTTATATCACCAACTCTTTTGTAGGTGCTGCACCAGACGCTGATTTTTATCTCTACCGAAGCGAAAATGCTGATATCGAGATTCCGGAAGAAGAATTATACTGGATAGAAGCCGCTGAAGAGGCAGATAGAAAAGGGGTTGATATGATCACCACTTCTTTAGGCTACTCTACTTTTGACGATCCGAGATATGATTACACCTACTCAGATTTGAACGGAACCACTTCTTTTATTGCAAGGGCGGCAGAAATTGCCGTTAATAAAGGAATTTTCGTTTTAGCAGCCGCCGGAAACTCAGGACAGCAGGCCTGGCATTATCTTTTAACTCCGGCAGACAACACTAAAGTTTTCACTATTGGATCAGTAGATGCAACCGGAAATTCTTCTGGATTTTCATCTTACGGCCCTAATTCTCTCGGATTTATAAAACCTGACGGAAGCACAAGAGGATCAGCTACTTCTACAGTCAATAATAACTCAGTCACTACTGTAACCGGAACATCTATTGCTACACCAGTTGCAGCGGGAGGTGTTGCCTGTTTAATTCAGGCTTTCTCCACAATGAACAGAGATCTGATGAGAACAAGATTAAGACAGACTGCATCACTTTTTCCAGGTTCTACGGATCAGATGGGATTTGGTATTTTAAATTTTGGAAAAGTATATGATTCTGTATTAAATACTTCAGAACTTGTGAAAAAAGATAAGATTGCTGTTTTCCCAAACCCGGTTAAAAATATTTTAAATGTGGCTTCTGAAAGTGATATTCTGACATTGGAAGTTTATGATAACTTAGGCAGATTAGTTAGAAAAAGTAACAATCAGAAAACTATTAAAGTTGAAGATTTTGCTAAAGGAACTTACTATTTGAAAATTCAGGCTAAAGATAAAACCTATTATGAGAAATTCTTGAAAGAATAA
- a CDS encoding adenylyltransferase/cytidyltransferase family protein, whose product MKTDRIGITFSSFDLLHAGHIKMLEEAKTVCDYLIVGLQIDPSHDRPTKNRPTQTIVERYIQLKAVNAVDEIIPYYTEEDLEDILKSFVIDVRIIGDDYMDKDFTGKKYCEEKGIEIFYNKRDHRFSSSDLRKRIFEAESAKLTR is encoded by the coding sequence ATGAAAACAGACAGAATAGGCATTACGTTCTCCTCATTTGACCTGCTTCATGCCGGACACATTAAAATGCTTGAAGAAGCTAAAACAGTATGCGATTATTTGATCGTCGGTCTGCAGATCGATCCTTCTCATGACCGTCCTACTAAAAACAGGCCTACACAGACTATTGTAGAAAGATATATTCAGCTGAAGGCAGTAAATGCTGTAGATGAAATTATTCCTTATTATACAGAAGAAGATCTGGAAGATATTTTAAAATCTTTTGTAATCGATGTAAGGATAATCGGTGACGATTATATGGACAAAGATTTTACAGGAAAAAAATACTGTGAAGAAAAAGGAATCGAAATATTCTATAATAAAAGAGACCATAGGTTTTCCTCCAGTGATTTAAGGAAGAGAATTTTTGAAGCAGAAAGCGCTAAGCTTACAAGATAA
- a CDS encoding TonB-dependent receptor has product MNQTEIINIFTKKTLGLTFVLSAAAFAFGQEKAGISGTVVNKNNQPVPYASVTFSNKANKLFSDAALTDEKGQYKLDLTPGNYDITVEAIDYKKSVVNKQIAGPGNIGALSIDPEASATNVKTKDIEGIVITAPSTKPYKVELDKRTYDPSQDIISKGGNLQDVLQNVPSVEVDTDGTVSMRGSSNVKFLINGKPSALLGISEGSNALQSIPADQIERIEVITNPSSKFEASGTSGILNIILKKSKKVGFNGSVVGTLGYQPKTALNANLSWRKNKLTWFLNGGGGYNESTTTNRNSNLNYDRNQPFQLLRSDQETKNKNYFKNYNATAGFVYDINDRNSVNLSGTVRTFDGETDGTLNYNYLYNAPFSNPYTLRTSDGNNNNLAFQGDFGWDHKFDDKGQNLSVSLSLQRNRSNNYTDIYQESNFATTLDNTGNVIGITPQMNYQLSNNSQYSLTKSLIGKVDYELPLGDNSKLEAGYRIDRNTNFYDNTANQADNLNVPFYPLAKFTNVTNYDELFNAFYLQFRSKIGKLGYQLGLRDELSNVKVDYRNLEGETINNNKNYNNLFPSVFLSYDLGKDNQFLLNYSRRIDRPRSWFLIPYFSITDNQNLFLGNVNLNPSYVDSFEFGYSISKKKFSLNPILFYRKTTDDDKVVAYQTDERTNIYYTTPVNLGTNEQYGLDFNGTADVFPWLKLMGNLSFFGYKTTGVYSYNTIDAKGNDVTRNQPYDGSGFSTRARLNATFKVDKTFSFQLQGFYRGPQNTASQDRKAMYALNLGASKTILKGDGTLSFNMQDIFNTRSMRSTNYLATGIRESYMQWQPRQFSVSLTYRFKQGEKIEQQKKKKDINSNASGEDQQGGPM; this is encoded by the coding sequence ATGAATCAGACGGAAATTATCAACATTTTCACAAAAAAAACTTTAGGGCTTACTTTTGTACTTTCGGCGGCAGCGTTCGCCTTTGGACAAGAAAAAGCAGGTATTTCAGGAACTGTTGTCAATAAAAACAACCAGCCTGTTCCTTACGCTTCTGTAACGTTCAGCAATAAAGCAAATAAATTATTCAGCGATGCCGCTCTTACCGATGAAAAAGGACAATATAAGCTTGACCTTACTCCCGGAAATTACGACATCACCGTTGAAGCTATTGACTATAAAAAAAGTGTTGTTAATAAGCAGATCGCAGGCCCTGGAAATATTGGCGCCTTATCAATAGATCCTGAAGCCAGTGCAACTAATGTAAAAACTAAGGATATTGAGGGAATTGTAATTACTGCTCCTTCTACAAAACCTTACAAAGTAGAGCTGGATAAAAGAACTTACGATCCATCTCAAGACATCATCAGTAAAGGAGGAAATTTACAGGATGTTCTTCAGAATGTACCTTCCGTAGAAGTAGACACAGACGGAACAGTTTCTATGAGAGGGAGCAGCAATGTGAAGTTTTTAATTAACGGCAAGCCTTCAGCCCTATTAGGTATTTCTGAAGGAAGTAACGCTCTTCAAAGTATTCCTGCAGATCAAATTGAAAGAATTGAAGTGATCACCAATCCTTCTTCAAAATTTGAAGCTTCCGGAACTTCAGGGATTTTAAATATTATTCTAAAAAAGAGTAAGAAAGTAGGTTTTAACGGAAGTGTTGTCGGAACATTAGGTTATCAGCCTAAAACTGCATTAAATGCAAATTTAAGCTGGAGAAAAAACAAACTGACCTGGTTTTTAAATGGTGGCGGCGGATATAATGAGTCTACTACTACTAATAGAAACAGCAACCTGAATTATGATAGAAACCAGCCGTTTCAATTATTAAGATCTGATCAGGAAACCAAAAATAAAAATTATTTTAAAAATTATAATGCAACTGCCGGTTTCGTTTATGATATAAACGACAGAAACTCTGTTAACTTATCAGGAACGGTAAGAACTTTCGACGGAGAAACAGACGGAACACTTAATTATAACTATCTATATAATGCTCCTTTCTCAAATCCTTATACATTGAGAACAAGTGACGGAAACAATAACAACCTTGCATTTCAAGGTGATTTTGGATGGGATCACAAATTTGATGACAAAGGTCAAAATTTATCTGTATCATTAAGTCTTCAAAGGAATAGAAGTAATAATTACACCGATATTTATCAGGAATCGAACTTTGCCACTACTTTAGATAATACAGGAAATGTTATCGGTATTACGCCTCAAATGAATTATCAGCTGAGTAACAACTCTCAATATTCACTTACAAAATCTTTGATCGGTAAGGTAGATTATGAGCTTCCTCTTGGGGATAATTCAAAACTAGAAGCAGGATACAGAATTGATAGAAATACTAACTTCTATGATAATACTGCGAATCAGGCGGATAATTTAAATGTTCCTTTTTATCCTTTAGCTAAATTCACCAATGTTACTAATTATGATGAATTATTTAATGCCTTCTATTTACAGTTCCGCAGTAAGATTGGAAAACTTGGATACCAATTAGGACTTAGAGACGAACTCTCTAATGTGAAAGTAGATTATAGAAACTTAGAAGGGGAAACTATTAACAACAATAAGAATTATAATAATCTGTTTCCAAGTGTATTCTTAAGTTATGATTTAGGAAAAGACAACCAGTTCTTATTAAATTATTCCAGAAGAATTGACAGACCACGTTCTTGGTTCTTGATTCCTTATTTCTCTATCACAGATAATCAAAACCTTTTCTTAGGAAATGTGAATTTGAATCCATCGTATGTTGATTCATTTGAGTTTGGATACAGTATTTCTAAGAAGAAATTTTCTTTAAACCCTATCCTTTTCTATAGAAAAACCACTGATGACGACAAAGTAGTTGCGTATCAGACCGACGAGAGAACAAATATCTATTATACTACACCTGTAAATCTAGGAACTAATGAGCAGTACGGTTTGGATTTTAATGGAACAGCGGATGTTTTCCCTTGGTTGAAATTAATGGGAAATTTAAGTTTCTTTGGATATAAAACTACTGGAGTTTATTCTTATAACACTATTGATGCGAAAGGAAATGATGTTACAAGAAACCAGCCTTATGACGGAAGCGGTTTCTCTACAAGAGCAAGATTAAATGCTACATTTAAAGTAGATAAAACATTCAGTTTCCAGCTGCAAGGTTTCTATAGAGGTCCTCAAAATACAGCAAGCCAGGATAGAAAAGCAATGTATGCTTTAAATTTAGGTGCATCTAAAACGATATTGAAAGGGGACGGAACTCTATCATTTAACATGCAGGATATATTCAATACCCGTTCTATGAGAAGTACCAATTATTTGGCTACAGGTATTAGAGAATCTTATATGCAGTGGCAGCCAAGACAGTTCTCTGTTTCTTTAACCTACAGATTCAAGCAGGGTGAAAAAATAGAGCAGCAGAAGAAAAAGAAGGATATCAATTCTAATGCTAGCGGCGAGGACCAGCAAGGAGGACCAATGTAA
- the pnuC gene encoding nicotinamide riboside transporter PnuC yields MNLYNLFVKPYENYTALQILLEASGAFFGIISVYFSIKKNIWVYPTGIISTLIYVYILFNFGLLGDCMINIYYTVMSVYGWILWNKNSKDHIHVEVTWASKKEWIFASILFIVSLTFVTFIYYYKPYIDNKFSMEGANLGLYHLDWANWLDVLTTSIFLVGMWFMAKQRIENWIFWIIGDFICMPMMIFKELGITSVQYLVFTIMAILGYLNWKKSFKEKL; encoded by the coding sequence ATGAATTTATACAACCTTTTTGTAAAACCTTATGAAAATTACACTGCTTTACAAATTCTATTAGAGGCTTCTGGAGCGTTTTTTGGGATCATAAGTGTTTATTTTTCTATTAAGAAAAACATTTGGGTCTATCCTACAGGTATTATTTCCACTTTAATTTATGTTTATATTCTCTTCAATTTTGGATTATTGGGAGATTGCATGATCAATATCTACTATACGGTAATGAGTGTGTACGGGTGGATATTATGGAATAAAAATTCTAAAGACCATATCCATGTAGAAGTTACGTGGGCTAGTAAGAAGGAATGGATATTCGCATCTATTCTTTTTATTGTGAGTTTAACATTTGTTACTTTTATTTATTATTATAAACCTTATATAGATAATAAATTTTCAATGGAAGGCGCAAATCTCGGATTATATCATCTGGATTGGGCAAACTGGCTGGATGTTCTTACCACTTCTATATTTCTAGTAGGAATGTGGTTTATGGCCAAACAGCGCATCGAAAATTGGATTTTTTGGATTATCGGCGATTTTATTTGTATGCCGATGATGATTTTTAAGGAATTGGGTATCACTTCGGTTCAATATTTGGTATTTACTATAATGGCTATCCTAGGATATCTAAATTGGAAAAAAAGTTTTAAAGAAAAATTGTAA